The Ralstonia pickettii DTP0602 genome segment CGGTGCGCGTCTGGCCCGCCGAGGAATACACGCGCGTCACCATCGAGTCCGATGCGCCGCTGGCCGCGGTCCACCAGATCATCCGCGACCCCGACCGGCTGGTGGTGGACATTGACGGCCTGGATCTGTCGCCCACGCTGCGCGAGCTGGTCGCCAAGATCACCCCCAATGACCCCTATATCCAGACCGTGCGCGTCGGCCAGAACCGCCCACGCGTGGTCCGCATGGTGTTCGACCTGAAGGAAAACGTGGCGCCGCAGGTGTTCACGCTGTTGCCGATCGGCAGCTACCGCAACCGGCTGGTGTTCGACCTGTACCCGGTCAACCCGCCCGACCCGCTGTGGAAGCTGGTGCGCGAGACCGAGGAAAAGCAGCGCCGCTTCGCCACCACCGATCCCGAGCCGGGCGCCGAAGGCGTGGCCGGCGCGCCGGCCGGTGCCGAGGAAGACGCGATCGGCGCCCTGGTGCGCAGGTTCGACGAGAAGGGCGAGGTGCCCCCGACCACCGCGCCACCGCCGGTGGTCGCGGCCCGGCCCAAGCCGTCCGCCCCCGTGGTGCCCACGCCCAGCGCCCCCGTGGTGCCCCCTGTGGCGCGCGACAATCCTACCGCCGAGCGCCCGTTCAAGATGCGCCGGCTGCTGACCGTGGCGATCGATCCCGGCCACGGCGGCGAAGACCCGGGCGCGATCGGCGCGGCGGGCTCGCGCGAGAAGGACGTGGTGCTGCAGATCGCGCACCGGCTGCGCGCCAAGATCGATGCCCAGCCCAATATGCGCGCGATGATGACGCGCGACGCCGACTTCTTCGTGCCGCTGAACGTGCGCGTGCAGAAGGCGCGGCGGGTGCAGGCCGACCTGTTCGTGTCGATCCACGCCGATGCCTTCCTGTCGCCGGAGGCGAAGGGCGCGTCGGTGTTCGCGCTGTCCGAGCGCGGCGCGTCGAGTACCGCGGCGCGCTGGCTGGCCAACAAGGAAAACGCCTCCGACCTGATCGGCGGCGCCAATATGGGCAACAAGGATGCGCAGGTCGCGCGCGTGCTGCTGGACCTGTCCACGACCGCGCAGATCAATGACAGCCTGCAGGTCGGCAAGGCTGTGCTGGGCGAGATCGGCGGCATCAACAAGCTGCACAAGGGCAGCGTCGAGCAGGCGGGGTTTGCCGTGCTGAAGGCGCCGGACATCCCGTCGATCCTGATCGAGACCGCCTTCATCAGCAACCCGGAAGAGGAGCGCAAGCTCAACGACAACGCGCACCAGGAGCAGCTGGCCAACGCGATCCTGAAGGGGATCCGGGCGTATTTTGCGCGCAACCCGCCGCTGTCGAAGAATCCGTCGGTCTGAGCGCCGGCAACGCATGAAAAAAACCCGGGGCACGCCCCGGGTTTTTTATCGCCGCGCGGTTCAGGCCCGCGCCGCGGCGCGATCCTCCAGCAACGCATCGCGGTTGGCATAGCGCGACGCCATCACCGAACACACGATCAGCTGCAACTGGTGGTAGACCATCAGCGGCAGCACCAGCAGCCCCAGCGCGGGATGCCCGGCGAACAGGATCTTGGCCATCGGGATGCCGTTGGCCAAGCTCTTCTTGGAGCCGCAGAACACCGCGGTGATCTCGTCCTCGACCGAGAACCCGAGCCGGCGCGCGGTGAAGGTGGTGATGCCCAGCACCACGAACAGCAGGATCGCGGCGATCAGCATCACCGCGCCGATGGTCTGCCACTGGTACTGGTGCCACAGGCCTTCCGCGGTGGCGTCGCAGAACGAGGAATAGACGATCAGCACGATCACGCCGCGGTCGATCTTGGTGGTGATGTGCTTCTTCTTCGCCAGCCAGTTGCCGATCAGCGGACGCAGCAGCTGGCCCAGCGCGAACGGCAGCAGCAGCTGCAGCGCCACGCCGGTAAGCGCCTTGCCCAGCGGCATCGACGCGCCGCTGGCGCTGATCACCAGGCCCATCAGCAGCGGCGTGACCAGCATGCCGATCAGGCCCGAGATGGTGGCGTTGAAGATCGCGCCCGACACATTGCCGCGCGCCATCGAGGTCATCGCCACCGACGACGACACCGTCGACGGCAGCGCGCACAGGAAGAACACGCCCAGCAGCAGGTCGGCCGGCAGCTGGTTGCGCAGCGACAACATCAGCAGTACGCCGACGATCGGGAAGACCACGTAGGTGAAGGCCTGCACGAACACATGCAGGCGCCAGTGCTTGGCGCCCGCCACCAGCTTGTCGCGCGACAGCGCCGCGCCGTGCAGGAAGAAGACCAGCGCCACGCCCACGCTGGTGACCACGCCCAGGTGCAGCGGCCCGTCGCCGGCGCCGAGTTCGGGGGCCGCCAGCGCGATGGCGATGGCGGTCAGCATGATGAGGACGAAGCCGTCGATCAGGTCAAAGAGTTTCTTGAGATTGCGGACAATGCGAGACATGACTGCTGGTGGGTTAGGGTTTTGCCTAGTATTGGACGCCAGCCGGGTCTAGAATGCAAATTCATTTATAGAATCTATTTATCCGGCCGTTGCATGAATTACACACTGCGCCAGTTGCGCGTCTTCCTGGCAGTGGCGAATACCGGCGGGTTCAGCCGGGCCGCCGACACAGTCGGCCTGACCCAGCCTGCGGTGAGTCGGGGCGTCGCTGAGCTTGAGGAATCACTTGGCGTACGCCTGCTGGACCGGACCACGCGCGAAGTGGTGCTGACTGAAGCCGGCCACGCGCTGGCGCCCGCGCTGGAGCGGCTGCTGGGGCAGCTGGACGACACGCTCGAAGAAACGCGGCAGCTGGGAGAACGCTATAGCGGCCGCGTGGTGATCGCCGGCGCGCCGACCATCTCCGCCCGGCTGATGCCGATGTACGTCGCCGCCTGTGCCGCCCAATACCCGGAAATCCGCCTGACCGTGCGCGACAACGTGCAGGCCGACGGCCTGGAACAGGTGCGCGCGGGCGCGGTGGACTTCGGCGTGGTGATCGATCCGCTGGTGCGCGACGGGCTGGTGGTCGAACCGGTGGCGACCGACCCGTTCTGCTTTGTCTGCCGGCGCGACCATCCGCTGGCGCAGTCGGCCTCGGTGCCCTGGTCGGCCCTGGACGGCATGCGGCTGGTGCTGCTGGACTTTGCGTCCGGCAGCCGGCCGCTGATCGACCGCGTGTTCGGACGGCACGGCGTGGTGCCGCAGGTGGTGCAGGAGTTGGGCCACTCGGCCAGCGTGTTCGGCATGGTCGAGGCCGGCATCGGCGCCTCGGTGCTGCCGTCGTTCGCGCTGCCGCTGCCGGCGGCGTCGCCGCTGGTGTGGCGCCCGCTGGTGCCGCGCGAGGAGCGCAGCATCGTCATGGTCCGGCGCGAGGATCGTTCGCTGTCGCCCGCCGCGGCGGCGGTGTGGGAGCTGGTGCGGCGCCTGACCGTGCGCGCCGAGGCGCCCGCGATGGGCGCCGCGGCCTGACCTGGCCCCATCAACCTCAGCGCGCGGTCACCATCACCGCTTCCAGTTCGAAGCTGCCGTCTGCCTGTACGCGATAGTGCTCGCGCACTTCGGCGGGCGCGACCTGCCACAGGTGGCGGATCGCCTCGATCGCCACCGGCGGGGTGCGCATGCGCTTGACCCAGCTGTCGAACTCGATGCCGATGCGCCAGATATCGGACACGTTGATGCCCTCGGCAGCAAAGCCCGCCGCCTCGAACATCGCGTGCCAGCCAGCCGGCGTGTAGTCGCGCACGTGCGAGGGATCGCGCAGCAACTCGACCGACTGCAGCCAGGTATCGCGCAACGGGTCTGGCGCACCGACGATATCGATCAGTATCACCTTGCCGCCCGGCCGCAGCACGCGGCGGATCTCGGCCAGCGCCGCCGCCACGTCGCGCCAGTGGTGCGCGCTCATGCGCGAAACCACCGCGCAGAAGCTGGCATCCTCGAACGGCAACTGCTCCGCCGCGCCCTGGCGCGTGCGCACATTGGCCAGCCCGCGCGCTTGCGCCGCGGCGTCGACCACGGCCAGCATCTCGGCCGACAGATCGTAAGCCGTCACTTCGCCCACGACCGCTGCCGCGGCAAAGCTGGCGTGGCCGGCGCCACAGCCCAGGTCCAGCACCCGGCTGCGTGGGCGTTTGGCCTCGGGGATCAGTGCCGCCAGTTCATCCTTCAGCTGCTGCAGGTCCGCGCCCTGGGCATGGACGGCGCTGGTGAGGTAGGCGCTGGCGGTGGCGCCGAACTGGGCGGCAACGAGTTGCTGTTGTTGCATGGTGCTGGCTCCTTGGGCCGGAAGTCAGGCCTTCTTGTCGGGAGGTTGAAGGGTGGGGACTTGCCCGCGAGGCGGGTTCGGCCTACTGTAGGCGGGCTGTTTTCCCGGTACAAGTCAGCGATTTATCCTGGTATAACCGCCACCAGCCTGCCATGCCTCTGTCTGCCGATCTCTCCGATTCCTTGCCCGCATCGCCATCTTCGCGCGAAGCCGTGCTCGGCGCCTTCCTGCGCGCGCACCGCGAACGGCTGGTGCCGGCCGACGTCGGCCTCGCACCCGGACGCCGCCGCCGCACGCCAGGGCTGCGCCGCGAGGAGGTGGCGCAGCTGGCGGGCTTGAGCACGACCTGGGTGACC includes the following:
- a CDS encoding N-acetylmuramoyl-L-alanine amidase (K01448: E3.5.1.28B, amiA, amiB, amiC; N-acetylmuramoyl-L-alanine amidase [EC:3.5.1.28]), with translation MLIKRLATDRPDGPDGLLQARRKWMAQALKLGAGTAVLTLAGPQIVFGAGIVAVRVWPAEEYTRVTIESDAPLAAVHQIIRDPDRLVVDIDGLDLSPTLRELVAKITPNDPYIQTVRVGQNRPRVVRMVFDLKENVAPQVFTLLPIGSYRNRLVFDLYPVNPPDPLWKLVRETEEKQRRFATTDPEPGAEGVAGAPAGAEEDAIGALVRRFDEKGEVPPTTAPPPVVAARPKPSAPVVPTPSAPVVPPVARDNPTAERPFKMRRLLTVAIDPGHGGEDPGAIGAAGSREKDVVLQIAHRLRAKIDAQPNMRAMMTRDADFFVPLNVRVQKARRVQADLFVSIHADAFLSPEAKGASVFALSERGASSTAARWLANKENASDLIGGANMGNKDAQVARVLLDLSTTAQINDSLQVGKAVLGEIGGINKLHKGSVEQAGFAVLKAPDIPSILIETAFISNPEEERKLNDNAHQEQLANAILKGIRAYFARNPPLSKNPSV
- a CDS encoding bile acid:sodium symporter (K14347: SLC10A7, P7; solute carrier family 10 (sodium/bile acid cotransporter), member 7); translation: MSRIVRNLKKLFDLIDGFVLIMLTAIAIALAAPELGAGDGPLHLGVVTSVGVALVFFLHGAALSRDKLVAGAKHWRLHVFVQAFTYVVFPIVGVLLMLSLRNQLPADLLLGVFFLCALPSTVSSSVAMTSMARGNVSGAIFNATISGLIGMLVTPLLMGLVISASGASMPLGKALTGVALQLLLPFALGQLLRPLIGNWLAKKKHITTKIDRGVIVLIVYSSFCDATAEGLWHQYQWQTIGAVMLIAAILLFVVLGITTFTARRLGFSVEDEITAVFCGSKKSLANGIPMAKILFAGHPALGLLVLPLMVYHQLQLIVCSVMASRYANRDALLEDRAAARA
- a CDS encoding LysR family transcripitonal regulator, with product MNYTLRQLRVFLAVANTGGFSRAADTVGLTQPAVSRGVAELEESLGVRLLDRTTREVVLTEAGHALAPALERLLGQLDDTLEETRQLGERYSGRVVIAGAPTISARLMPMYVAACAAQYPEIRLTVRDNVQADGLEQVRAGAVDFGVVIDPLVRDGLVVEPVATDPFCFVCRRDHPLAQSASVPWSALDGMRLVLLDFASGSRPLIDRVFGRHGVVPQVVQELGHSASVFGMVEAGIGASVLPSFALPLPAASPLVWRPLVPREERSIVMVRREDRSLSPAAAAVWELVRRLTVRAEAPAMGAAA
- a CDS encoding SAM-dependent methlyltransferase, encoding MQQQQLVAAQFGATASAYLTSAVHAQGADLQQLKDELAALIPEAKRPRSRVLDLGCGAGHASFAAAAVVGEVTAYDLSAEMLAVVDAAAQARGLANVRTRQGAAEQLPFEDASFCAVVSRMSAHHWRDVAAALAEIRRVLRPGGKVILIDIVGAPDPLRDTWLQSVELLRDPSHVRDYTPAGWHAMFEAAGFAAEGINVSDIWRIGIEFDSWVKRMRTPPVAIEAIRHLWQVAPAEVREHYRVQADGSFELEAVMVTAR